Sequence from the Miscanthus floridulus cultivar M001 chromosome 16, ASM1932011v1, whole genome shotgun sequence genome:
gcgaATTTTGTGAGGAAATCGGCGATATCGTTGTCCCTTTGAGGGACGTGATGTAGttcaatcccctagaatttgtcctcgagcttgcacacctcttggcagtatgccgtcatgaggggacttttgcaggactccttcatcacctgatcaacgactagttccgagtcaccacggacgtagagtcacgtagcgccaagctcgatggcgatgcagagtccgttgataagggcctcgtatttcGTGGCGTTGTTTGAAGCTaagaagtggaggcggatggtgtaacggagcctactcccatccagggagattagaaccactccagctcccgagccgggcgccattacggacccgtcgaagAATATTGTCCAGTATTTGTGGGTGATGTCCAGGattggtagctggacctccgtccatttggTGACAAAATccgcgagagcctgagacttaatagcggtgcaggGGGTATAtctaatgtcatggcccatgagttcaagagcccacttggagatttgtcctacggcatcgcggttgcggacgatgtctccgagtgggtatgaagtgatgaccgtgacttcgtggtcagtgaagtagtgtaggagcttcctgctCGCCATGAgtatggcatataggagtttctgcacctgggggtaccagaccttggggttggTAAGCACTTCttcgatgaagtatacgggtcgctgcactttgagctggtgtcctggttcctccctctctatgactagggcggcactcaccacatggttacttgccgtgacataaaggaggaggggttcttccCGCTCGGgagtgatgaggattggggccaacattagggatgttttgaggctttcgagagcctgctaggcttccttagtccagacgaaggcgtccgtccttttgaggagcttgtagagcggcatccccCGTTCGTCGAGCcaagagatgaagcggcttagagcAGCTAGGCAACCGGTGAGCCTCTGCACACCCTTGATGttgtgtatggggcccatgttggagatggccatgatcttttttaggttggcttcgatgtcgcgctcggatatgatgtatccaagcagttttccctttggaaccctaaaaacacacttttcgggattcagcttgatgttgaaccttcggaggtttgcgaacttcacggccaagtttgtgatcaggtcgcaagcttgagccgttttgaccactatgtcatcaacatagatggtgattgttggttttggccgctcggcctGATTAGGCTGGTCAAGCGGGTTGATTtcgtcggcgaagcattgctgcatgcacctttggtaggtggcgccagcgttcttcaggccgaaaggcatggtcacgtagcagtatgaaccatacggggtgatgaatgaggttgcgagctgatcggactctttcatcgcgatatggtgatagcctgagtaggcatccagaaaggagaggatttcgcaacccgaggtggagtcaactatctggtctatgcgtggtaatgggaaatgatccttcgggcatgctttgttaagtccagtataatcgatgcacattctccacttcctggtCTTCTTTCTGACCAGGACGGGATTGgtgagccagtcggagtggaagacCTCCctaatgaacccggctgccaggagtttggcgatttcctcacctatggccctatgcctttcATCGTTGAAGTGACGCAGGCATTGTTTGGTGGGCTTAGAGCTTGGGGTAAGGCATAGTGTGTGCTCAATGACCTCCCAGGGTATCCCCGGCATGTCAAACGGCTCccatgtgaagacatcgcgattgtcgcgtaggaagtcgacgagctcgcattcctatttggctgggagctgggtcccgatccgaactgtcttggttgggttggtggggtcgattcccaccataTTGGTTTCTTCAAGCGGGCGGAAGGCCGACGAGGAAGTTGGTTGGTTACAGTCCAGGGTTGCCAGGACCGACGACTCCCCGAGCCGTGAGAGttcggacgagttgacgaccgcagtggcgagctcatagtgTTCGTGGTCACACGTGAAGGCATGCAAGAATGCGCTGCTCACAGTGATGATGccatttggtcctggcatcttcagcttgaggtaggtgtagttggggattgccatgaatctcgcgtagcatggccgccccaagatggcatggtaggaccctggaaagtccaccacctcgaaggtgaggagctccgagtggaagttggctcggctgctaaacatgacgggcagatcgatctatctgagcaggtatgcctgcgctcctaggattaccccgtggaagggggagcccgccgGGCGGAGTTCCgatcaggggatgcgcatggcatcaagggtgtcgatgtataggatgttgaggccgctgccgccgtccatcagcaccttcgtAAGCCGCTTCTTGcagatgatggggtcgatgacgagcGGATAGCATCCTGGTcttgcgacgtgggagggatggtccctctgatcttAGGTGATCGGAGACTTCGACCAGCtgaggaaagaggggatggccgactcggcggcgcatgcctctcgATAGCGAACCTTATGCTGTTGCTTGGTCCAGACAGCatcggatccaccaaagatcatgatacattcATCAGCGTCGGGGAAGTCGTCCGTGTCTTTGCCTGACATACCTCCTTTCTTGGGTGCTGCCTCTTTatcgtctccctcctttggcccgttGGCCTGTcagaggaaacgtttgaggagctcacactccttgtagaggtgtttgacagggtaggcatggttggggcatggaccatccatgagtttgttgaagtggtcaggcagtccctgatgGGGCTGCTTGACTGTGCGATCGGTCGCGGTGACCAGCGGGGCGCTGTTCGACCGACGTcgatcctttttatttttcttgcccctctacgtggaggggccctcgtccgggTACATGTGTTTGGCTTTGACCTAGTCCTGGCCTCCGCTCAAGACCGCTttgaccgcctcctcaccggaggcgtggttggtggctatgtcaagcaggtcgcgggtggtacggggttttagcagccaagcttgtggataagGGACTCGTAGTTCGTCCCGGAGAGGAACGCGttgatgacgtctgcgtcgacgacgtcagggagggagttgcatcgttgggagaacctatggatgtaatcctgtagggactcactaggctcttgctgacagctcttgaggtcccaggagttccccgaTCGGATGTACGTCCCttagaaattcccaacgaagaccctcttgagatccacccagtcgcggatgctgtcgtgcggaaggaattcgagccacgccCGAACAtattcccccacgcaaatgggaagatattgaatgatgaagtagtcatcatccactcctccggcccgacaggcgagccggaagtcttcaaaccaaatgcctgggtttgtctccccagcgtatttggtgatgttg
This genomic interval carries:
- the LOC136510520 gene encoding uncharacterized protein; protein product: MAIPNYTYLKLKMPGPNGIITVSSAFLHAFTCDHEHYELATAVVNSSELSRLGESSVLATLDCNQPTSSSAFRPLEETNMVGIDPTNPTKTVRIGTQLPAK